A single region of the Zootoca vivipara chromosome 2, rZooViv1.1, whole genome shotgun sequence genome encodes:
- the THOC3 gene encoding THO complex subunit 3 has protein sequence MALSPYVQSMQELFRANTRIREFPAHVAKVHSVAWSCCGRRLASGSFDKTASVFVLDKDRLVKENNYRGHGDSVDQLCWHPSNPDLFVTASGDKTIRIWDVRTTKCIASVNTKGENINICWSPDGQTIAVGNKDDVVTFIDAKTYRSKAEEQFKFEVNEISWNNDNNMFFLTNGNGCINILSYPELKLIQSINAHPSNCICIKFDPTGKYFATGSADALVSLWDVDELVCVRCFSRLDWPVRTLSFSHDGKMLASASEDHFIDIAEVETGEKLWEVQCESSTFTVAWHPKRPLLAFACDDKDGKYDSSREAGTVKLFGLPNDS, from the exons ATGGCGCTCTCCCCGTACGTGCAGTCTATGCAGGAGCTGTTCCGGGCCAACACGCGCATCCGCGAGTTCCCCGCGCACGTGGCCAAGGTCCACTCGGTGGCTTGGAGCTGCTGCGGCCGCCGCCTCGCTTCCGGCTCCTTCGACAAGACCGCCAGCGTCTTCGTGCTCGACAAGGACCGGCTG GTGAAGGAGAATAATTACCGTGGCCATGGAGACAGTGTGGACCAGTTGTGCTGGCACCCCAGTAACCCGGACTTATTTGTCACTGCATCTGGAGACAAAACCATCCGTATATGGGATGTTCGCACTACAAAATGTATTGCCTCAGTGAATACCAAGG GAGAGAATATTAACATTTGTTGGAGCCCCGACGGACAGACTATTGCAGTAGGGAACAAGGATGATGTGGTCACTTTCATTGATGCTAAAACATATCGGTCCAAAGCTGAGGAACAGTTCAAGTTTGAGGTGAATGAGATCTCTTGGAACAATGACAACAACATGTTCTTCCTCACCAATGGCAACGGTTGCATCAACATCCTCAG CTACCCAGAGCTGAAGCTCATCCAGTCAATTAATGCCCATCCTTCAAACTGCATCTGTATAAAATTTGACCCAACGGGCAAGTATTTTGCTACAGGAAGTGCTGATGCATTGGTTAGCCTCTGGGATGTGGATGAGCTTGTATGCGTGCGATGCTTTTCTAG GCTCGACTGGCCTGTGAGGACATTGAGTTTCAGCCATGATGGGAAGATGCTGGCTTCAGCCTCTGAAGATCACTTCATTGACATTGCTGAGGTAGAAACAG GCGAGAAACTGTGGGAAGTGCAGTGCGAGTCTTCAACGTTCACTGTGGCTTGGCATCCAAAACGGCCCCTGTTGGCCTTCGCCTGCGATGACAAAGATGGCAAATATGATAGCAGCAGAGAAGCTGGAACTGTGAAGCTCTTTGGTCTTCCCAATGACTCATAA
- the CPLX2 gene encoding complexin-2 encodes MDFVMKQALGGATKDMGKMLGGEEEKDPDAQKKEEERQEALRQQEEERKAKHARMEAEREKVRQQIRDKYGLKKKEEKEAEEKAALEQPCEGSLTRPKKAIPAGCGDDEDEDEESILDTVLKYLPGPLQDMFKK; translated from the exons GGGCCACCAAGGACATGGGTAAAATGCTGGGAGGCGAAGAGGAGAAAGACCCCGATGcccagaagaaggaagaagagcgACAAGAAGCCCTGCGGCAGCAAGAGGAAGAGCGCAAGGCAAAGCATGCCCGCATGGAGGCAGAACGGGAAAAGGTCCGACAGCAAATCCGTGATAAG TACGGtttgaagaagaaggaggagaaagaggcggAGGAGAAGGCAGCGCTGGAGCAGCCGTGCGAGGGGAGCCTGACGCGCCCCAAGAAAGCCATCCCAGCAGGCTGCGGGGACGACGAGGACGAGGATGAGGAGAGCATCCTCGACACGGTGCTCAAGTACCTGCCGGGCCCACTGCAGGACATGTTTAAGAAGTAG